From the Platichthys flesus chromosome 6, fPlaFle2.1, whole genome shotgun sequence genome, one window contains:
- the LOC133955064 gene encoding succinate receptor 1-like, with protein sequence MGNTQVQPPERDFCDLDPQQGLPLVQLTVMPSFFLVVLVLGLPLNLLSLWIFFHRLRRWTRSTVFLFNLTLADTSWLLALPLLVHYHVDRLSWRLGLPLCVAVRMLYHNYFYLSIFFVTCVSVDRYLAIVHPLRSLVLLGRRKTCLLCVAMWAATVLLSVPVARMTLIQTCPETNRTVCTLYVLLADTRESLPYSLAFSILCFLFPLLLICYCGLRSVRELRRRPSRTDPHNRQRRRLRRVLSATLVLFALFYLPYHLSRNAAIVMRAVYPDDPASWWAPDLAFTLEMCFCSLITCINPLFSCFIGRQFRGASQGSLTLVFSQCPGMQVASVVSKRARRTVRRRQGVSAVTPECALPSPAL encoded by the exons ATGGGAAACACTCAGGTCCAG CCTCCAGAGAGAGACTTCTGTGACCTGGACCCACAGCAGGGTTTACCGCTGGTCCAGCTCACAGTGATGCCGTCCTTCTTCCTGGTGGTGCTGGTACTCGGGCTGCCCCTCAACCTGCTCTCCCTCTGGATCTTCTTCCACCGCCTGCGTCGCTGGACCCGCAGCACCGTGTTCCTCTTCAACCTGACCCTGGCCGACACCTCGTGGCTGCTGGCCCTGCCCCTCCTCGTCCACTACCACGTGGACCGGCTGAGCTGGAGGCTGGGGCTGCCGCTGTGCGTGGCCGTGAGGATGCTCTACCACAACTACTTCTACCTCAGCATCTTCTTCGTCACGTGCGTCAGTGTGGACCGGTACCTGGCCATCGTGCACCCGCTGCGCTCTCTGGTGCTCCTGGGCCGGAGGAAGACGTGCCTGCTGTGCGTCGCGATGTGGGCGGCCACTGTGCTCCTCAGCGTGCCGGTGGCCCGCATGACTCTCATCCAGACGTGCCCCGAGACGAACCGCACCGTGTGCACCCTGTACGTCCTACTGGCTGACACCAGGGAGAGCTTACCGTACTCCCTGGCTTTCtccatcctctgcttcctcttccccctgctcctcatctGCTACTGCGGCCTGAGAAGCGTCCGGGAGCTGCGGCGGAGGCCGAGCCGAACTGACCCGCACAACAggcagcggcggcggctgcGGCGCGTCCTGAGCGCGACGCTGGTCCTCTTCGCCCTCTTCTACCTGCCCTACCACCTGAGCCGCAACGCCGCCATCGTGATGAGGGCGGTCTACCCGGACGACCCAGCCTCCTGGTGGGCTCCGGACCTGGCCTTCACCCTGGAGATGTGCTTCTGCAGCCTCATCACCTGCATCAACCCGCTGTTCAGCTGCTTCATAGGCCGCCAGTTCAGGGGAGCGTCCCAGGGCTCTCTGACGCTGGTGTTCTCCCAGTGTCCGGGCATGCAGGTGGCCTCGGTGGTATCCAAGAGGGCCcggaggacagtgaggaggaggcagggggtgTCTGCTGTCACACCCGAGTGCGCTCTGCCATCACCTGCACTATAA